Sequence from the Halopelagius inordinatus genome:
GAGAACTGGAGTCGGAACCGCACGCAGAAGTGTTCGAGACGCCGCGTCCGCGGACGGTGCGTCTCGCTCTCGACGCCGACGAACGCGTCCCGCCGCACACCCATCCCGGGCAGGATATCGTGCTCCACCTCGTCGAGGGACGGGTGGAACTGACGCTCGACGACGAGACGTTCGAACTCCGACCGGGGGAACTGGCTCGGTTCGGTGGTGACTGCGAGATATCGCCGCGCGCCGTCGAACCGAGCACCGCCGTCGTCGTCTTCGCTCCCGCGGACGACG
This genomic interval carries:
- a CDS encoding cupin domain-containing protein; the protein is MFGETAREGRTQGRTVMPEISSLGELESEPHAEVFETPRPRTVRLALDADERVPPHTHPGQDIVLHLVEGRVELTLDDETFELRPGELARFGGDCEISPRAVEPSTAVVVFAPADDD